In Micromonospora sp. WMMD980, the following are encoded in one genomic region:
- a CDS encoding alpha/beta hydrolase, which translates to MVTETDLRLPDGRTLHVYDTGGVDRLPVVWHHGTPNVGAPPAPLFAAADRLGLRWVSHDRPGYGGSTPAPGRDVASAASDVAAVADALGLDRFAVMGHSGGGPHALACGALLPERVVAVVVGAGLAPYGAAGLDWFAGMVPSGVASLRAAAAGRAAKEAHETSGVEYDPEFTDVDLAALHADWSWFDSVVGPGTERGPGPLIDDDLAYVRPWGFDPADVAVPVLLLHGERDGIAPVAHAEWLAARCPSAELRCFSGDGHISVLRHAEAALEWLSRRSG; encoded by the coding sequence ATGGTGACCGAGACGGACCTGCGCCTGCCCGACGGCCGCACCCTGCACGTCTACGACACCGGCGGGGTCGACCGGCTGCCCGTCGTCTGGCACCACGGCACGCCGAACGTCGGCGCCCCGCCCGCGCCGCTGTTCGCCGCCGCCGACCGCCTCGGGCTGCGCTGGGTGTCGCACGACCGTCCCGGTTACGGCGGCTCCACGCCGGCACCGGGTCGCGACGTCGCCTCGGCGGCGTCGGACGTGGCCGCGGTGGCCGACGCGCTCGGCCTCGACCGGTTCGCGGTGATGGGCCACTCCGGTGGCGGCCCACACGCCCTGGCCTGCGGCGCGCTGCTGCCCGAGCGGGTGGTCGCGGTGGTCGTGGGCGCCGGGCTGGCACCCTACGGCGCGGCCGGGCTGGACTGGTTCGCCGGCATGGTGCCGTCCGGGGTGGCGTCGCTGCGGGCCGCCGCCGCGGGTCGGGCGGCCAAGGAGGCGCACGAGACCTCCGGCGTGGAATACGATCCCGAGTTCACCGACGTCGACCTGGCCGCGCTGCACGCGGATTGGTCCTGGTTCGACAGCGTGGTCGGGCCCGGCACCGAGCGCGGTCCCGGCCCGCTGATCGACGACGACCTGGCCTATGTGCGGCCGTGGGGCTTCGACCCGGCCGACGTCGCGGTGCCGGTGCTGCTGCTGCACGGCGAGCGGGACGGCATCGCGCCGGTGGCACACGCCGAGTGGCTGGCCGCCCGGTGCCCGTCGGCCGAGTTGCGCTGCTTCTCCGGCGACGGGCACATCTCCGTGCTCCGGCACGCCGAGGCGGCCCTGGAGTGGCTCAGCCGCAGATCGGGTTAG
- a CDS encoding TIGR03618 family F420-dependent PPOX class oxidoreductase: MAAPLPPDVDARLVRERNVWLCTLRPDGCPHVTPVWFVHADDVWWVGCEAGSVKARNVAADPRVSLALEDGDHPVVAEGDARLHHADFPAAVVRAFADKYGGWDIRQPVTPDGGRVLLEIPVQRWLLAGAAR; this comes from the coding sequence ATGGCTGCCCCACTTCCGCCCGACGTCGACGCCCGGCTCGTTCGGGAGCGGAACGTGTGGCTGTGCACGCTGCGCCCGGACGGCTGCCCGCACGTCACGCCGGTCTGGTTCGTTCACGCCGACGACGTCTGGTGGGTCGGCTGCGAGGCCGGCAGCGTCAAGGCCCGCAACGTGGCGGCGGACCCGCGCGTCTCGCTGGCGCTGGAGGACGGCGACCACCCGGTCGTCGCGGAGGGCGACGCCCGGCTGCACCACGCCGACTTCCCCGCCGCCGTGGTGCGGGCCTTCGCCGACAAGTACGGCGGATGGGACATCCGTCAGCCGGTCACCCCGGACGGTGGCCGGGTGCTGCTGGAGATCCCGGTCCAGCGGTGGCTGCTCGCCGGCGCCGCGCGCTGA
- a CDS encoding Tat pathway signal protein has protein sequence MTHVEAVNVVKDRLKAGGAVPQPGPGNAKLAAVIAEAGMSHAEVARALVRVAQESNANEFVGVGRSHVSHWIAGSKPSGRAPLLLCEALSRKLGRVVTLDEIGLPGQPLSSTDMLGWQVDTLSSLTELGRVDVDAERRRVLSTAAYSLAALALPTDRWWTHMAERGQTRGAGAGRNVSKGDVEAVTDMVSLFSRVDQRRGGGHARSAVVQYLTSDVANYLRGRYADETLRRDMFTAASELAYLAGWMAFDNGEHNVGQHYFNVAVKLAAEADNPAMAGHVLRAMAHQAVDLGHHKHALDLAAASVDGERYESASPRERALLGVVYARALAVNGEKQRSARALLRAEDDLSSATQGDDEPGRVFFFAEASLAHETACALRDTGDLAGAARHFRRSVRTRKASAFTRTHAVTLGYMGAVQARQGEIEEACGTWSRALDAMDGVRSGRTRQVAADMRAILAPYTRRNIRAVRDIDTRAKSYLAAFA, from the coding sequence GTGACGCACGTCGAAGCGGTGAACGTGGTGAAAGATCGACTAAAGGCGGGGGGCGCTGTGCCGCAACCAGGACCCGGAAATGCCAAGCTCGCAGCCGTCATCGCGGAGGCGGGAATGTCTCACGCCGAGGTTGCACGAGCGCTGGTCCGCGTCGCCCAGGAGAGCAACGCCAACGAGTTCGTCGGAGTAGGCCGCTCCCACGTCTCTCACTGGATCGCTGGCTCCAAACCCTCCGGCCGGGCACCTCTGCTGCTCTGTGAGGCGCTGTCTCGAAAGCTCGGTCGGGTCGTCACTCTCGACGAGATCGGGTTGCCCGGCCAACCGCTGTCCTCAACGGACATGCTCGGTTGGCAGGTCGATACGCTGTCATCGCTAACCGAACTCGGGAGAGTCGACGTGGACGCTGAACGCAGACGCGTTCTCAGCACTGCCGCCTACTCGCTCGCCGCGCTGGCGCTGCCAACCGATCGCTGGTGGACGCACATGGCCGAGCGTGGCCAGACCCGTGGTGCAGGAGCTGGCCGGAACGTGAGTAAGGGCGACGTCGAGGCAGTGACCGACATGGTTTCGCTGTTCTCACGCGTTGACCAGCGGCGAGGTGGCGGACACGCCCGCTCGGCAGTCGTCCAGTACCTCACCTCCGACGTGGCGAACTACCTACGCGGCCGGTACGCCGACGAAACCCTCAGACGTGACATGTTCACCGCCGCCAGTGAGCTGGCCTACCTGGCGGGCTGGATGGCGTTCGACAACGGCGAACACAACGTCGGCCAGCACTATTTCAACGTGGCAGTGAAGCTGGCCGCCGAGGCCGACAATCCTGCGATGGCAGGCCACGTCCTACGCGCAATGGCGCACCAGGCCGTCGACCTCGGGCACCACAAGCACGCTCTCGACCTGGCGGCGGCTTCCGTCGACGGTGAGCGCTACGAGTCCGCCTCCCCGAGAGAGCGCGCACTACTCGGCGTTGTCTACGCTCGCGCGCTCGCGGTGAACGGCGAGAAACAACGCTCCGCCCGCGCGCTACTCCGTGCCGAGGATGACCTCTCCTCCGCCACCCAAGGCGACGACGAACCCGGGAGGGTCTTCTTCTTCGCGGAAGCCAGCCTGGCTCACGAAACTGCCTGCGCGCTTCGCGATACGGGCGACTTGGCGGGCGCGGCGAGACACTTCCGCCGCAGCGTGAGGACCCGGAAAGCCTCGGCCTTTACGCGCACCCATGCAGTCACCCTCGGATACATGGGAGCAGTGCAGGCACGACAGGGCGAGATCGAGGAAGCCTGCGGCACGTGGTCCCGCGCGCTGGACGCGATGGACGGCGTCCGCTCGGGCCGCACACGCCAAGTTGCCGCCGACATGCGCGCCATCCTTGCCCCCTACACGCGCCGCAACATCCGAGCAGTCCGAGACATCGACACGCGAGCGAAGAGCTACCTGGCAGCGTTCGCCTAA
- a CDS encoding ATP-binding protein: MPVAAATTLPRSPLDRPAGGAFTLIFTTLPALLRLTCGLVGAVVALSVRTPPVRVALLIPAVLALTAWSCWYAARAFRHGIGVALMAGDVALTTATALALGWLVAPEVLPGEASWVAVLASTTVINAQATAPARWSVPAGLLVTAAYATGATLAGNPVEARAHTGTLLVQTGCTAVMTAVMRRWIGRGDAAFADYRRLSHEVVVARTAREAERRHNRDLHDTVLGTLTMVGLGAVPGGSAALRERCAADLRTLGALAGARTATGEADLDERLRTVLAGLPELRVTATLPRCRVPAEVAAALADSAAAALANVARHAPGATTALRLARERGAVVVEVVDDGPGFDPATVPAHRYGLRESIHGRMDTVAGRAVVTSAPGAGTRVRLEWSDGD; encoded by the coding sequence ATGCCGGTGGCCGCCGCCACGACCCTGCCCCGGTCCCCACTGGACCGTCCCGCGGGCGGCGCGTTCACGCTGATCTTCACCACCCTGCCGGCCCTGCTCCGGCTCACCTGCGGGCTGGTCGGCGCGGTGGTCGCCCTGTCGGTGCGGACGCCGCCGGTGCGGGTGGCGTTGCTGATCCCGGCCGTGTTGGCGCTCACCGCCTGGTCCTGCTGGTATGCGGCGCGCGCGTTCCGGCACGGTATCGGCGTCGCGCTGATGGCCGGCGACGTGGCGCTCACCACCGCCACCGCGCTGGCCCTCGGATGGCTGGTCGCGCCGGAGGTGCTGCCCGGCGAGGCGAGCTGGGTCGCGGTGCTGGCCAGCACCACCGTGATCAACGCACAGGCCACCGCCCCGGCCCGCTGGTCGGTGCCGGCCGGCCTGCTGGTCACCGCCGCCTACGCGACCGGCGCGACGCTGGCCGGCAACCCGGTCGAGGCCCGGGCGCACACCGGCACGTTGCTGGTGCAGACCGGCTGCACGGCGGTGATGACCGCGGTGATGCGCCGCTGGATCGGTCGGGGCGACGCCGCGTTCGCCGACTACCGGCGGTTGTCGCACGAGGTGGTGGTGGCGCGCACCGCGCGCGAGGCGGAACGGCGGCACAACCGGGACCTGCACGACACCGTGCTCGGCACGCTGACCATGGTCGGCCTCGGCGCGGTCCCCGGCGGCTCGGCGGCGCTGCGCGAGCGGTGCGCGGCGGATCTGCGTACCCTCGGCGCGCTGGCCGGCGCGCGGACCGCGACCGGCGAGGCGGACCTGGACGAGCGGCTGCGCACCGTCCTCGCCGGGCTGCCGGAGCTGCGGGTGACCGCGACGCTGCCGCGGTGCCGGGTGCCGGCGGAGGTCGCCGCGGCGCTCGCCGACAGCGCGGCCGCCGCGCTGGCCAACGTGGCGCGCCACGCGCCGGGCGCGACCACCGCGCTGCGGCTGGCGCGCGAGCGCGGCGCCGTCGTGGTCGAGGTGGTCGACGACGGTCCGGGCTTCGATCCGGCGACGGTCCCGGCCCACCGGTACGGGCTGCGCGAATCGATCCACGGTCGGATGGACACGGTGGCCGGTCGGGCGGTGGTGACCTCCGCCCCGGGCGCCGGCACCCGGGTACGGCTGGAGTGGTCGGATGGCGACTGA
- a CDS encoding TrmO family methyltransferase: MTAERFTVEPIAHVVGGRTEPTDDYWGGSRAIVRIDGERFSPAATKGLDEFSHLEIVFRFHLTDPTDLHLGARRPRDNPEWPEVGIFGHRNMRRINWLGVSRCRLIKVEGLDLHVEDLDAVSGSPVFDIKPWFSEFGPRGEVRQADWTTQMLGLYFSPPIENQK, from the coding sequence ATGACAGCCGAAAGATTCACCGTCGAACCCATTGCGCACGTCGTAGGCGGGCGAACCGAGCCGACCGACGACTACTGGGGCGGCAGCCGAGCGATCGTCCGAATCGATGGCGAACGCTTCTCGCCGGCTGCCACCAAAGGGCTTGATGAGTTCTCTCACCTAGAAATCGTCTTCCGCTTCCACCTCACAGATCCTACCGATCTGCATCTTGGTGCTCGCCGCCCGAGAGACAACCCCGAGTGGCCCGAGGTAGGCATCTTCGGCCACCGCAACATGCGCCGCATCAACTGGCTAGGCGTATCCCGGTGCCGCCTCATCAAAGTTGAGGGTCTTGACCTTCACGTTGAGGATCTGGACGCGGTTAGCGGCAGCCCCGTTTTTGACATCAAGCCTTGGTTCTCGGAATTCGGCCCGCGAGGCGAAGTTCGCCAAGCCGACTGGACAACTCAGATGTTGGGACTCTACTTTTCGCCGCCGATCGAGAATCAGAAATAG
- a CDS encoding restriction endonuclease: MPEFKVEVEAEDATLADLCSMYWATEDDGSFSWTVKELSERFEQPAHKISKTVSESCYARSSSKSCVECGKGFIYRTRSEWTSGHRFAPTRCRTCVESEKQRLEADRRRAAAAMQAAISEHFEVAESGSPIRAEDLDLPSALAVAALFEDGEEVSEGVTVPVVERGTPLTPTSDLDLKLLKALIDRGILQIHPSSSSDAFVWKDDGTLDNQHYPMLASYYLTGTGDVESRLREYLKGLSQIISRDNWPDRWTDQFSDFWFDLAVSECKAYLVHMLKRHGLDFTPGQRTEEVFRHALRWYSIGQMYYFIWRAARDSAAYMARERVPAKQAANSAITRISGDVDRAYAQGWDVSVYRRDSRLPQSTISHILFSRALQLEDAMAYSPVDLPVRRAGLELAWEKIDFTAFERLIFQLVVETEGYENVDWLMHTNAADHGRDVSAMRLRKDPLSGHSSQRVAIQCKHWLSRAIRDTDASQAVVSISHWDNPPFDVLVLATSGRFTSDAIAWIERHNSRGQRPIIEVWNDARLEFLLNERPHLIRSFGLR; encoded by the coding sequence GTGCCGGAGTTCAAGGTCGAGGTCGAAGCTGAGGATGCGACACTTGCTGATCTCTGCTCGATGTATTGGGCTACTGAAGACGACGGCTCCTTCTCATGGACAGTAAAAGAATTATCAGAGCGCTTTGAACAGCCCGCACATAAGATCAGCAAGACCGTCTCGGAATCTTGCTATGCCCGCTCGTCCAGCAAGTCATGCGTTGAGTGCGGCAAGGGATTCATATACAGAACTCGTTCGGAATGGACCTCCGGCCACCGCTTCGCACCCACCCGTTGCCGGACCTGCGTCGAATCAGAGAAGCAACGACTGGAAGCTGACCGACGTAGAGCGGCGGCAGCTATGCAGGCTGCGATCTCCGAGCACTTCGAAGTAGCGGAGAGCGGGTCACCGATTCGTGCCGAAGATCTCGATCTGCCATCGGCTCTAGCGGTGGCCGCATTATTCGAAGACGGAGAAGAGGTCTCCGAAGGAGTTACCGTTCCAGTCGTAGAACGAGGCACCCCCTTAACGCCTACATCAGACCTTGATCTGAAGCTGCTCAAAGCCCTCATCGACCGAGGGATTCTACAGATACATCCCTCTTCGTCATCCGATGCTTTCGTATGGAAGGACGATGGCACGCTTGACAACCAACATTACCCAATGCTTGCGTCTTATTATCTGACAGGCACTGGCGATGTGGAGAGTCGGCTTCGAGAATACCTCAAGGGACTTTCCCAGATAATCTCTCGGGACAACTGGCCCGACCGTTGGACGGACCAGTTCTCGGACTTCTGGTTCGACCTCGCGGTGTCGGAGTGCAAAGCCTATTTGGTTCACATGCTCAAACGACATGGGCTCGATTTTACGCCAGGGCAACGGACAGAAGAGGTTTTCCGCCACGCGCTGCGTTGGTACTCAATCGGTCAGATGTACTACTTCATCTGGCGAGCAGCAAGAGATAGCGCCGCTTACATGGCGAGGGAACGGGTGCCTGCAAAGCAGGCCGCGAACAGCGCAATAACTAGAATCTCGGGAGACGTCGATCGCGCCTACGCCCAAGGTTGGGACGTAAGCGTTTATCGGCGCGACTCACGCTTGCCACAGTCGACGATTTCGCACATACTTTTCTCCCGAGCACTCCAACTCGAAGACGCTATGGCATATTCGCCGGTTGACCTTCCCGTCAGGCGAGCGGGCTTAGAATTGGCGTGGGAGAAGATTGACTTCACCGCCTTTGAGCGTCTTATCTTCCAGCTTGTTGTCGAGACCGAGGGTTACGAAAACGTCGATTGGCTTATGCACACCAACGCCGCCGACCATGGGCGTGATGTGAGTGCCATGCGCCTTCGCAAAGATCCATTGAGCGGGCATAGTTCACAGCGAGTCGCAATTCAATGCAAGCATTGGCTCTCCCGCGCCATCCGTGATACTGATGCAAGCCAAGCCGTCGTAAGCATCAGCCACTGGGACAATCCGCCATTCGATGTGCTTGTTCTGGCGACTAGTGGACGCTTCACCTCTGACGCCATCGCCTGGATCGAACGACACAATTCCCGTGGGCAGCGCCCAATAATCGAAGTTTGGAATGACGCCCGCTTGGAGTTTCTACTGAATGAGCGGCCTCATCTCATCCGCAGCTTCGGTTTACGCTAG
- a CDS encoding GNAT family protein, which translates to MLLPTPTLRTARLRLRPFADRDADDLFALHSSARVLRYWDSPPWHDPERAARFVAACRRMAEEGTGARVAVDRLSDGAFLGWCGLVRWNPDYRSASLGYCFDDAAWGQGYATEAARALLGWAFDTLDLNRVQAETDTRNVASARVLEKLGFVREGTLREDCVVAGEVSDSWVFGLLRRDWRPAGDQESAGTPASS; encoded by the coding sequence ATGCTGCTGCCCACCCCCACCCTGCGCACCGCCCGTCTCCGGCTGCGTCCCTTCGCCGACCGCGACGCGGACGACCTCTTCGCGTTGCACAGCAGCGCCCGCGTCCTGCGCTACTGGGACTCGCCGCCGTGGCACGACCCGGAACGCGCCGCGCGGTTCGTCGCGGCGTGCCGGCGGATGGCCGAGGAGGGCACCGGGGCGCGGGTGGCCGTGGACCGGCTCTCCGACGGGGCGTTCCTCGGCTGGTGCGGCCTGGTCCGCTGGAACCCGGATTACCGCAGCGCGTCGCTGGGCTACTGTTTCGACGACGCGGCCTGGGGCCAGGGGTACGCGACGGAGGCCGCGCGCGCCCTGCTGGGCTGGGCGTTCGACACGCTGGACCTGAACCGCGTCCAGGCGGAGACCGACACCCGCAACGTGGCGTCCGCCCGGGTGCTGGAGAAGCTCGGGTTCGTGCGGGAGGGCACGCTGCGGGAGGACTGCGTGGTGGCCGGCGAGGTCTCCGACTCGTGGGTGTTCGGGCTGCTGCGGCGGGACTGGCGACCGGCGGGCGATCAGGAGTCGGCCGGGACGCCCGCCTCCAGCTGA
- a CDS encoding PPC domain-containing DNA-binding protein: MKMLSVNRGEEVVETLTRLAAEQGITDGAIVSLIGAVDECAISNMPAGDVSTDIVTEYRQPCEVSGTGEIRDGEVHLHVVLGREGDVALSGHLHWARVESFFVHAYAVALESE, encoded by the coding sequence ATGAAGATGCTGTCAGTCAATCGCGGCGAAGAGGTTGTCGAGACGCTCACCCGGTTGGCCGCTGAGCAAGGGATCACCGACGGCGCGATCGTCTCCCTGATCGGCGCCGTGGACGAGTGCGCGATCAGCAACATGCCGGCCGGCGACGTGAGCACGGACATCGTCACCGAGTATCGGCAGCCATGTGAGGTGAGTGGCACCGGTGAGATCCGGGATGGCGAGGTGCATCTACACGTCGTGCTCGGCCGGGAAGGTGACGTCGCCCTCTCCGGCCACCTGCACTGGGCACGGGTGGAGTCCTTCTTCGTCCACGCGTACGCCGTGGCCCTGGAATCGGAATGA
- a CDS encoding helix-turn-helix transcriptional regulator translates to MSDDHQVRHCQCGTRLARDNRDGHCSPCLSQRLRNPGEAPEVPAEFWGEAFVSGALRRRHMGQVIRAWRTHPHHGRHPVPQTQVAAWVGMSQAQLSRVENGPPIVHLDRLAQWATVLRIPPDRLWFALPARNDRIDQMEGGVDRRQFFASAAIATGGILRGQPTPESRESDEAVLWLAWHLWQSRTDELDLSRVPQPFVRRLNTHPHVVRGAGGGYRFTDPHLTEVLVAHRVFGDITHGSGHLLATAQTSHATDLVISRLVAGEEDTRRGLVLLMRRGATAVLRVNAAGILAKVGAAELDDGAISVIRADQDARHLYVTAVASRVLKVPWEQAAHLSAMSESQRNGWESGVSGDTRSRASRLLTDELMNSRDAAARWCAALLVSGCIDTEDAGTRSVIMSAVRRERCPENLRAFAAALAGVTPLAMG, encoded by the coding sequence ATGTCAGATGACCATCAGGTCCGTCATTGCCAATGCGGCACGCGCCTTGCGCGCGACAATCGGGATGGGCACTGCTCGCCCTGCCTCTCACAGCGACTTCGCAACCCGGGTGAGGCGCCCGAGGTTCCCGCCGAGTTCTGGGGTGAGGCATTCGTGTCGGGGGCGCTGCGGCGCCGCCACATGGGCCAGGTGATTCGGGCGTGGCGCACGCATCCTCATCACGGTCGCCATCCGGTCCCCCAGACTCAGGTGGCCGCGTGGGTGGGCATGAGCCAGGCTCAGCTCAGCCGGGTGGAGAACGGTCCGCCGATCGTTCACCTTGACCGTCTGGCCCAGTGGGCAACGGTGCTGCGCATACCCCCGGACCGGCTGTGGTTCGCGCTACCGGCCAGGAACGACCGGATCGACCAGATGGAGGGTGGAGTGGACAGGCGCCAGTTCTTCGCCTCGGCGGCCATCGCGACGGGGGGCATCCTGCGTGGACAGCCGACCCCTGAGAGTCGGGAGAGTGACGAGGCGGTCCTGTGGCTCGCATGGCATCTCTGGCAGAGCCGCACGGACGAGCTGGACCTATCGAGGGTCCCACAGCCGTTCGTCCGACGGTTGAACACGCATCCACACGTGGTCCGAGGAGCGGGAGGTGGCTATCGCTTCACTGACCCCCACTTGACTGAGGTCCTGGTCGCCCACCGAGTCTTCGGTGACATCACGCACGGCAGCGGCCACCTACTCGCCACGGCACAGACCAGCCATGCCACGGATCTGGTCATCAGCAGGCTGGTCGCGGGCGAGGAAGACACACGGCGGGGGCTTGTGCTCCTGATGCGTAGGGGCGCTACGGCCGTCCTCAGGGTGAATGCTGCTGGCATTCTCGCCAAGGTCGGTGCCGCCGAGCTGGATGATGGGGCAATTTCCGTAATCCGTGCGGATCAGGATGCTCGGCATCTCTACGTCACCGCCGTGGCCAGTCGAGTCCTGAAGGTGCCCTGGGAGCAAGCCGCTCACCTGTCCGCCATGAGCGAGTCACAGCGGAACGGCTGGGAATCGGGGGTCAGCGGCGACACCAGATCGCGGGCATCCCGGCTTCTCACCGACGAACTCATGAACAGCCGTGATGCCGCCGCGAGATGGTGTGCGGCGCTGCTTGTCTCGGGATGCATCGACACCGAGGACGCAGGCACACGATCTGTGATCATGTCGGCCGTGCGGCGTGAGCGGTGCCCGGAGAATCTACGAGCTTTCGCCGCTGCGTTGGCCGGAGTCACTCCACTGGCAATGGGGTAG